In one Chitinophaga sancti genomic region, the following are encoded:
- a CDS encoding DUF4382 domain-containing protein, protein MKTYLRTSGWGLATLVLLALVVYSCKKDNSNASTGLGANQQRLNVFLADDPGSRFDNVFLDIKSVQVLVDTCDGANGKGKGGSNSGEDWGNDYNRCHWGEDKNDRNDSCKVWDSLAISAGVYDVLSLRNGADTLLSEGVVTAGKVRRIQINLGDNNYLVKDSIQYPLKALNGQVKLVVNIRPEEWEEYQSGHYRLWLDFDVDRSIIQTGNGKFILRPVIHVFLVSETGSISGKVTPYEAYPVLTVYNNTDTAYALPWKNGEWKIRGLNTGTYNVFVNASNGYADTTITGVKIETGKNTAINAIKLSK, encoded by the coding sequence ATGAAGACCTATCTCCGCACTTCCGGATGGGGGCTAGCCACGTTAGTATTGTTGGCTTTAGTTGTTTATTCCTGTAAAAAGGATAACTCTAATGCATCAACAGGCCTTGGCGCAAACCAACAGAGACTGAATGTATTCCTGGCAGATGATCCAGGCAGTCGCTTTGATAACGTATTTCTGGACATCAAGTCAGTACAGGTACTCGTTGATACCTGCGATGGTGCTAATGGAAAGGGTAAAGGTGGCAGCAATAGTGGTGAAGACTGGGGTAATGACTACAACCGTTGTCACTGGGGTGAAGATAAAAACGACCGGAATGATTCCTGCAAGGTTTGGGATTCTCTGGCTATCTCAGCAGGCGTGTACGATGTACTTTCACTGCGTAACGGCGCTGATACCTTACTCTCTGAAGGTGTAGTAACAGCAGGCAAAGTAAGAAGAATCCAGATCAACCTTGGGGACAACAACTACCTGGTGAAAGACAGCATTCAGTATCCGCTGAAAGCACTTAATGGCCAGGTGAAACTGGTGGTAAACATCCGTCCTGAAGAATGGGAAGAATACCAGAGCGGTCATTACCGCCTGTGGCTGGATTTCGATGTAGACCGTTCTATTATCCAGACCGGCAATGGCAAGTTTATACTGCGTCCTGTTATTCACGTATTCCTGGTATCAGAAACAGGTAGTATCTCCGGTAAAGTAACCCCTTACGAAGCGTATCCGGTGCTGACTGTATACAACAATACTGACACTGCTTATGCATTACCATGGAAGAATGGAGAGTGGAAGATCAGAGGTTTGAATACAGGTACTTACAATGTATTTGTAAATGCATCTAATGGGTATGCTGATACAACAATTACCGGTGTGAAAATCGAAACTGGTAAGAATACAGCAATAAATGCGATCAAACTGAGTAAGTAA